One window of the Pirellulales bacterium genome contains the following:
- a CDS encoding thiamine pyrophosphate-binding protein — protein sequence MTHTPTILPLHRRPSRAVPEPGEVAGLSIGQYLIRRLQDYGIRDIFGIPGDYVLGFYHLLEESPINVVGCTREDCAGFAADAYARINGLGAVCVTYCVGGLSACNSIAGAYAEKSPVVLITGSPGLRERVNNPLLHHKVRDFRTQLEVFEKLTVAGAELSDPRTAFHEIDRVLDAAVRFKRPVYLEIPRDMVHVVPDVPYQFKQVPPVSDPSALAEAVNEAVSLLARAQRPCIVAGIEIHRFGLQEELLALAESARLGIAATMLGKSVISEYHPLYVGLYEGALGRDEVTRFVEESDLVLLLGTFMTDINLGIYTANLNPSNCIYATSEQLRIRHHHYHDVLLEDFLRELARVQPTAAPRKLPKGPAAALEKYVLRPDAPITIARLMARLNESLDDDTVVIADVGDSLFASTELVIRQKTEYLAPAYYTSMGFGIPAALGASVAKPRERVVVVVGDGAFQMTGMELSTIVRYDYSVIVLLLDNKGYGTERFLHPGDFNDIHPWNYAKLPEILGGGHGYEVRTEGEFDAALTAAWDQPTGLSLIQIHLGLDDVSKALSRLAEKLSKRV from the coding sequence ATGACACATACACCGACCATTTTGCCGCTCCACCGCCGTCCCTCGCGCGCCGTCCCGGAACCAGGCGAGGTAGCGGGGCTAAGTATTGGTCAGTATCTGATCCGCCGCCTGCAGGATTACGGCATACGCGACATCTTTGGCATTCCCGGCGATTATGTGCTGGGTTTTTACCACCTCTTAGAGGAAAGCCCCATTAACGTCGTCGGCTGCACGCGCGAGGATTGCGCGGGTTTTGCCGCCGATGCCTACGCCCGTATTAACGGCCTGGGGGCGGTCTGTGTGACGTATTGCGTGGGGGGCCTGAGCGCGTGTAATAGCATCGCGGGGGCCTACGCCGAAAAATCCCCCGTCGTGCTCATCACGGGTTCCCCCGGCCTGCGCGAGCGGGTGAATAATCCCTTGTTGCACCACAAAGTGCGCGATTTTCGCACACAACTCGAGGTTTTTGAAAAGCTGACCGTCGCCGGGGCGGAACTGAGCGATCCCCGGACCGCCTTTCATGAAATTGACCGCGTGTTGGACGCGGCGGTGCGGTTTAAGCGGCCGGTCTATTTGGAAATTCCCCGCGATATGGTGCACGTGGTGCCGGATGTTCCCTACCAGTTCAAGCAAGTCCCCCCCGTTAGCGATCCTTCGGCCCTGGCCGAGGCGGTCAACGAGGCTGTTAGCCTGCTCGCCCGCGCGCAGCGCCCCTGCATTGTCGCGGGGATAGAAATCCACCGCTTTGGCCTCCAAGAAGAACTCTTGGCCCTGGCGGAAAGTGCCCGTCTAGGGATTGCCGCGACCATGCTGGGCAAAAGCGTCATTAGCGAGTACCACCCGCTGTATGTGGGCTTGTACGAGGGGGCCCTCGGCCGGGACGAAGTGACCCGCTTTGTCGAGGAAAGCGATCTGGTGTTGCTGTTAGGCACCTTTATGACGGATATTAATTTGGGGATTTATACGGCGAATTTAAATCCCTCCAACTGCATTTACGCCACCAGCGAGCAGCTGCGGATCAGGCACCACCATTACCATGATGTGCTGTTGGAGGATTTTTTGCGCGAGCTGGCCCGCGTGCAACCCACAGCCGCGCCGCGCAAACTACCCAAGGGTCCGGCGGCCGCCCTGGAAAAGTACGTGCTCCGTCCCGACGCGCCGATCACCATTGCCCGGCTCATGGCTCGGTTGAATGAATCGCTGGATGACGACACGGTGGTCATTGCTGATGTGGGGGATTCGCTCTTTGCCTCGACGGAACTGGTCATTCGCCAAAAGACCGAATATCTGGCCCCGGCGTATTACACATCGATGGGGTTTGGCATTCCCGCAGCCTTGGGGGCCAGCGTGGCCAAACCGCGCGAGCGGGTCGTGGTGGTCGTCGGCGACGGCGCCTTTCAAATGACCGGCATGGAGCTGAGCACCATCGTGCGGTATGACTACTCGGTCATTGTGCTTTTGTTGGACAACAAGGGTTACGGCACCGAGCGGTTCCTACATCCCGGGGACTTCAATGATATTCATCCCTGGAACTACGCCAAACTGCCCGAAATCCTGGGTGGGGGCCACGGCTACGAAGTTCGCACCGAGGGAGAATTTGACGCCGCCCTGACGGCGGCGTGGGACCAGCCC